The genomic DNA AATAGAGTTTATACAAAAGAAGATGTAGCTGTCTTGCAACGCATAATCGAACTTAAAAATAGACCGGGATATACGCTGGAAGCTGCTATAAATGAAGTTGTAGGGTTAAGCTATAACTCGGATATAAAGGACGCTATAGCTGTAAATGAAGAAAATGATAACTATATTAAATCGCTACACTTATTTGTAGCTCAACAAAACAAATATTTTGAAAATTATCAATCAGTATTACAAAAAAAAGACGAGCAAATAGATCGTTTAGAATCACTTGTAAGTTCTTTGATTGAAAATAATATCAATGATATGTCAGTTAGTACTGAAGATTCTACAACTAATATTGAGGAAACTAAAGAATTTGAAAAAATGGGTTCTGAAGAATCTATGACAATAAGTACACCAAAAAAGAAAAAATGGTGGAATTTTAAGTAGTCTTTATTTTATTACTATCTGAAGTCTAAAAAAGACCCCTCATAATTTTTATGAAGGGTCTTTTTTTACTTTTTACTCGGGTGTACTTTCTACACTTCCGTATTTTATATAGGTTTTGAGATGTTTTTATAGATACTTTTGTTAATGGGTTTTATGTTAAGTTGGATAGTTAATACCAATCAAATTCTACTTTTCTTTTGAGCTTTAAATCAATATTCTTTTCTTTTAGAGCATTTTCGAATTGTTTGACTGAATCATACTCTTTAGATTCTCTAGTATCCTTATTAATGATTAAGTAATAATCATTTGAATAGACAGCAAGTTTATCCGTTTTGCTAGCCGCTATAATGTATTCGTTATTCCAGTTTAGCTTGTCAATAGTATCAGAAAATTCAACATGATTTTCGCCATCATCATATTGAAGTATTGAAAAAGAAGCAGAAATAGAGTTTACACTGTAGTAATCATCTATTCTTATTTCATGCGCATCGGGGGAGACCCTTGGCGCACGATATCGATTATCAGGATTTGTTAAAATATATTCACGACTGAACATCCAAATAAAAGGTAACGAAATCAATATAAGAAATACTAATGACAGTGCCAGGATTTTTTTTTTCATTTTATATAGGCTCTCCTATAAGCAAATTTGTAAAATATACAGAACAGTTATAGTATACGCTGTAATTTAATTTATAGATAATTATAACAAAAAAATTAGCGTTACATTGTATAATTTATTACAATGTTATAT from Carnobacterium inhibens subsp. inhibens DSM 13024 includes the following:
- a CDS encoding MerR family transcriptional regulator, which translates into the protein MKEIQAIEYISTKLVCEKLKIQPSTLRKYASMLDEKAKTEFYFTRDDSNNRVYTKEDVAVLQRIIELKNRPGYTLEAAINEVVGLSYNSDIKDAIAVNEENDNYIKSLHLFVAQQNKYFENYQSVLQKKDEQIDRLESLVSSLIENNINDMSVSTEDSTTNIEETKEFEKMGSEESMTISTPKKKKWWNFK